The Crocosphaera subtropica ATCC 51142 genome includes a window with the following:
- a CDS encoding type II toxin-antitoxin system VapC family toxin — translation MQYLLDTHTFLWFVNDSDEIPEQLFNLLESDVDLLLSIASLWEIAIKVNIGKLILPKLYTNFISEQTQLNDIEILPISLEHLNLISTLPPYHKDPFDRLIIAQSLVENLIVISKDSAFDDYNITRLGQLSS, via the coding sequence ATGCAATATTTATTAGATACTCATACTTTCCTCTGGTTTGTTAACGATAGTGACGAAATACCAGAACAACTTTTTAATTTACTTGAATCTGATGTTGATTTATTATTAAGTATTGCTAGTCTTTGGGAAATAGCGATTAAAGTTAATATTGGTAAGTTAATTTTACCAAAACTATATACAAATTTTATTAGTGAACAAACCCAACTAAATGACATCGAAATTTTGCCTATTTCTTTAGAGCATTTAAACTTAATTTCGACTTTGCCTCCATATCATAAAGATCCTTTTGATAGATTAATTATTGCTCAAAGTTTAGTAGAAAATTTAATAGTTATTAGTAAAGATTCTGCTTTTGATGATTATAATATTACAAGACTCGGGCAACTTTCTTCCTAA
- a CDS encoding type II toxin-antitoxin system Phd/YefM family antitoxin yields the protein MKIELKKIQENPEILEILATESQEIIITKNAQPIYKLTKINQPSSKRRHRGSAKGLITISNDFDEPLPEFAEYM from the coding sequence ATGAAAATAGAACTAAAAAAAATCCAAGAAAATCCTGAAATCTTAGAAATTTTAGCTACAGAAAGCCAAGAGATAATTATTACCAAAAATGCTCAACCGATATATAAACTAACCAAAATCAATCAACCAAGTTCAAAACGCCGTCATCGTGGCAGTGCCAAAGGTTTAATCACCATCAGTAACGATTTTGATGAACCATTACCCGAATTTGCTGAGTATATGTAA
- a CDS encoding pyridoxal-phosphate-dependent aminotransferase family protein, with protein MTIPSQPQPLTIPPRLLMGPGPSNANPRILSAMSLPAIGHLDPFYLEMMDQIQDLLRYVWQTENELTISISGTGSAGMEASLANVVEPGDVVLIGVMGYFGHRLVDMATRYGADVKTISKPWGENFSLAELKEAIETHKPTILGLVNAETSTGVRQPLEGVGELCREHNCLLLVDAVTSLGGVPFYADQWGVDLAYSCSQKGLGCPPGLSPFTMSDRAIEKLQKRTTPVSNWYLDMNLLSQYWGEPRKYHHTAPCNMNYGLREALALIVEEGLENCWQRHQQNAELLWEGLEKLGLVCHVEKAFRLPTLTTVRIPEGVNGKAVSSYLLKEYNIEIGGGLGELAGKVWRIGLMGYNSRPENVLLLLEALRKVL; from the coding sequence ATGACTATTCCTTCTCAACCCCAACCTTTAACCATTCCCCCTCGCTTATTAATGGGTCCTGGTCCGTCTAATGCGAACCCCCGTATTTTATCGGCCATGAGTTTACCTGCGATCGGTCATCTTGACCCATTTTATCTAGAAATGATGGATCAGATCCAAGATTTGTTACGGTATGTATGGCAAACTGAAAATGAGTTGACCATCTCTATTAGTGGCACAGGAAGCGCAGGAATGGAGGCCAGTTTAGCCAATGTGGTTGAACCTGGGGATGTGGTATTGATAGGGGTTATGGGTTATTTTGGCCACCGCTTAGTGGATATGGCCACCCGTTATGGTGCAGATGTTAAAACAATAAGCAAACCTTGGGGTGAAAACTTTAGTTTAGCAGAATTAAAAGAGGCTATTGAAACCCATAAACCGACTATTTTAGGGTTAGTAAATGCTGAAACTTCTACCGGAGTCAGACAACCTTTAGAAGGGGTAGGAGAGTTGTGTCGAGAACATAATTGTTTATTATTAGTGGATGCTGTTACCAGTTTAGGGGGAGTTCCTTTTTATGCTGATCAATGGGGTGTTGATTTAGCTTATAGCTGTAGTCAAAAAGGGTTAGGATGTCCCCCCGGACTTTCACCTTTTACTATGAGCGATCGCGCAATAGAAAAGTTGCAAAAACGCACAACTCCAGTGTCTAATTGGTATTTAGATATGAACCTGTTAAGTCAGTATTGGGGGGAACCAAGAAAATACCATCATACTGCCCCTTGTAACATGAATTATGGTTTAAGGGAAGCATTAGCTTTAATTGTAGAAGAAGGATTAGAAAATTGTTGGCAACGACATCAACAAAATGCAGAATTACTATGGGAAGGGTTAGAGAAGTTAGGGTTAGTTTGTCATGTAGAAAAAGCGTTTCGTTTACCTACTTTAACCACTGTTCGTATTCCTGAAGGGGTGAATGGTAAAGCAGTTTCTAGTTATCTTTTGAAAGAGTATAATATTGAAATTGGTGGCGGTTTAGGTGAATTAGCTGGTAAGGTTTGGCGTATTGGTTTAATGGGTTATAATTCTCGTCCTGAGAATGTTTTATTATTGTTAGAAGCTTTGAGAAAAGTTTTATAA
- a CDS encoding DUF3368 domain-containing protein — MIIVADTSPLCYLILIQEISLLPQVFGKIHIPQAVAKELTHEDAPVQVKNWLKNSPSWLIIEPNIPVNDDSLNDLHLGEKQSILLAEKYQADLLILDEKLARKIAKERGLKITGLLGILQKANTQNLIDLPVVLQKLQTTNFRVAPSLLRSLLQ; from the coding sequence ATGATTATTGTTGCTGATACTTCTCCTCTTTGTTATTTAATTCTGATTCAGGAAATTAGCTTATTGCCTCAAGTATTTGGTAAAATTCATATTCCTCAAGCTGTTGCCAAAGAATTAACTCATGAAGATGCACCAGTCCAAGTTAAAAATTGGCTGAAAAACTCACCTAGCTGGTTAATCATTGAACCTAATATCCCTGTCAATGATGACTCTTTAAATGATCTACACTTAGGAGAGAAGCAATCTATTTTATTAGCCGAAAAATATCAAGCTGATTTACTCATATTGGACGAAAAATTAGCTAGAAAAATCGCAAAAGAAAGAGGGTTGAAAATTACTGGACTATTAGGAATTTTACAAAAAGCAAATACTCAAAATTTAATTGATTTGCCTGTTGTTCTCCAAAAATTACAAACGACTAATTTTCGAGTTGCTCCTTCTTTGCTTCGCTCATTATTACAATAA
- a CDS encoding UPF0175 family protein, which translates to MQITIELPEEIGHKLQQTWENLPQKLLESLALEAYRKGMITSAQIQTMLKFSSRWQTEQFLKENQAYLDYTEEDLANDLETLNQLLSE; encoded by the coding sequence ATGCAAATCACTATAGAATTACCCGAAGAAATCGGACATAAACTTCAGCAAACATGGGAGAATTTACCACAAAAACTCCTAGAATCTTTAGCCCTTGAAGCTTATCGTAAAGGAATGATAACCTCGGCTCAAATTCAAACAATGTTAAAATTTTCTTCTCGTTGGCAAACTGAACAATTTTTAAAAGAAAATCAAGCTTATTTGGACTATACAGAAGAAGATTTAGCGAATGATTTAGAAACCCTTAATCAGTTACTATCAGAATGA